The genomic window CTTTAGCTTCCCCTTTTTTGATGCAAATTTTGACTGACGATGTGCTGGTTAGAGGTGATACAAAGTTACTTACTACTGTAGCGATCGCTGTGATAGTGATGAATTTTATTTCCCGTAGTCTGTCGTTTGTACAGTCTAATTTAATTGCTCACTTTGCACAACGTCTGCAATTGGGGTTAGTGCTAGAATTTGGGCGGCAAATTCTCCGATTACCTCTCTCATACTACGAAGCCCGTCGCAGTGGTGAAATTGTTAGTCGTCTGCAAGATATCGACCAAATTAATCAGTTAGTTGCTCAAGTTGTTGTTGGTTTACCTAGCCAATTTTTTATTGCCTTGATTTCTTTTGGATTCATGGTTTTTTATAGCTGGAAACTTACTGTAGTAGCTGTATTCATCGCTATAGTGATGAGCTTATCGACAGTAGTCTTTCAGCCAACTTTGCAGCAAAAAACTCGTGAACTTTTAGTTCAAGAAGCAGAAACACAAGGGGTTTTAGTAGAAACTTTTAAAGGCGCACTAACTCTCAAAACCACTACATCTGGGTTGCAATTTTGGGAGGAATTACAAAGTCGATTTGGTCGTCTTGCTAACATTACATATCGCACAATACACATTGGGATCATTAATAATACTTTTTCTGGCTTGGTTTCGGGAGTTGGTGGCGTTATTTTGCTTTGGTTTGGTGGCAATTTGGTAATTAACCCAACAGAAAACCTGAGTATCGGGCAACTATTTGCCTTTAACTCAATGAATGGTAATTTTCTGGGTTTGTTTGCTACTTTAATCAGCTTTGTTGAGGAATTTACTCGTGCAAAAACTGCTACACAACGTCTAACAGAAGTCATAGATGCTACCTCAGAAAATGAGGGCGATGAGATAAAGCCTTACGCCAATATTGCAGGAGATACTGATATTATTTGTAAAAATATTAATTTTCATTATGCTGGTCGTCTAGATTTAGTAGATGACTTTTCTTTAATAATTCCGGGTGGGAAAAATGTTGCATTGATCGGCAAATCGGGTTGTGGTAAAAGTACTTTAGCCAAACTTATTGCTGGGTTATATCCACTACAATCTGGCAATATTCGTATTGGACTCTATAACCTTCAAGACCTGTCCCTTGAATGTCTCCGACAACAGGTAGTTCTTGTTCCCCAAGAACCTCATTTTTGGAGTCGGTCGATTGTAGAAAACTTTCGCTTAGGTGCTCCCCAAGTTACGTTTGAACAGATTGTGAGAGCTTGTCAAGTGGCAGAAGCTGATGAATTTATTAGTAAGCTACCTAATACATATCAAACTGTTTTAGGGGAATTTGGTGCAAATATTTCTGGTGGCCAACGGCAAAGATTAGCAATAGCAAGAGCCATTGTCACAGATCCACCAATTCTTATTTTAGATGAATCTACTGGTGGACTTGATCCAGTAAGTGAGGCGCAAGTTTTAGATAAATTGTTTAAGCATCGCCAAGGTAAAACCACCATTTTGATTACTCACCGTCCTAAGGTAGTTAATCGTGCTGATTGGATAGTTCTACTAGATCAAGGCAAGTTAAAAACTCAAGGTTCTTTAAATGAGTTGCGCTCCCAATCTGGAGAGCATTTGGAGTTTTTAAATTCTTAATTATTAACATCTATTCAGATAATTATGCTCTACACAGATAGTAAAAAACTTCTGCCGTCGGTGCAAAGTGAAGAGTTTCTTCCTCCTGTGAGTCGTTGGACATCTTTAGCAGGAATTTTCCTGGTTGGAAGTCTTAGTGCTGGAATTAGTCTCAGCTCATGGGTGAAGTATAATGTGACAGTGAAAGCAGCAGCAGTAGTGCGTCCTACAGGAGAAATTCGGTTAGTGCAACCGAAAATTGAAGGGACTGTTAAAGATATTTTTGTGAAAGAAAATCAACTAATCAAACAGGGAGATACGATCGCTCGCTTAGATGACGAACAACTGCAAATCAAACAGAGTCAATTAAAAGACAACATTCAACAAATCAGGTTACAAATACTTCAAATTGATGCCCAAATTAAGATTTTAGATACTCAAATTGTCGCTGAAGCAAAAGTAGCAGAGCGAACTGTGGCCTCTGCTCAAGCAGATTTAGCACGTAATCAACGGGAATATCAAGAGCGACAAATTACTACCAGCAGCGAATTACTAGCAGCACAAGCAAGTTTGCAAAAATCCCAAGCAGAATTGCAAAAAGCCGAAGCTGATTTAAGCTTTGCTGAGGTGGATCGCGATCGCTATGAGCAGTTGGCGCAGGTTGGCGCAATTGGTAAGCGCGAATTTGAGCAGAAAAAGCTAGTTGTTGTCCAGACTCAAGCCATACTTGAATCTGAAAAAAAAGCTGTTGATATTGCTAAAGCTAAAGTGCAAGTAGCTTTAGGTGCTGTTAATCCTACCACTGCCACAGTTGCGATCGCTCAAGATCGCATTGCCCAAGAATTTGCTAAAGGTGAAGTCAGCATCGCTATTTTAAAAAAGGAAAAACAAGCTTTAATTCAGCGGCGAGTGGAAATGCAAAACCAACTCGGACAATCTCATAAAGAACTTTTACAAGTCATTAGTCAATTACAAGATACTATTCTACGAGCAAGTAGTAATGGTATCATTCTCAAGCTCAATTTACGCAACCCCGGTCAAGTGCTACGTGCTAGCGAAGCTATTGCTGAAATTGCTCCTAATAATGCTCCTCTAGTTATTAAAGCCGTTATCCCTACTCAGGAAATTAAAAATGTCGCAGTTGGTCAAAAAGTCCAATTGCGAATTGATGCTTGTCCTTATCCTGATTATGGCACTCTCAAAGGTGTGGTCACGGCTGTTTCTCCCGATACAATTACGTCTAAAAGTAACAATGCAGAAAACCCTATATCAGGTTCTCCAACCCCTGGAAATAGCTACTTTGAAGCAACTATTCAACCAGAAGTAATGATATTTGGCAATGGCGATCGCCAGTGTCATATCCAATCTGGGATGGAAGCCAAAGCTGACATTATTTCAAAAGAAGAAACAGCACTGCAATTTATGTTGAGAAAGGCTAGGTTAATTACTGATTTATAAGGATCTAAATATGTGATAATGGAATTTTATGTACAAATTACAGTTGTAGCTATTTATGTCCTGACATTGATAATGTATTTGAAAACTTATTATAGAATTCAGCAAGCATTACAATGGTGGTCTTATAGACAATCTCTCAAACTATTTCTAGAAGCAAGTAAAATTCACGAAGGCTTATTACAAGAATCCTTCACAATCCGTCGCAGCTTGGATTTATTGGCACAAGACAACGTAAATTTAACAATCAACAAAATCCAAGAATACCTAAAACAAGCTGATAATTTTCATCATGCTCTAGTGCAATTGAGCGATCGCTTATTTCCGGCATATATTCAAGATAGCCTACCTTTGGCTATTGAGTGCCTATTAGAACAATGGTTAACATCAAATTCCCACCTCTGTTTCCATTTCGATATACCACCCTACTGGCGATATGAGCAAGCTGAACGGAGTTTGATAGTTTTAAAATCTTTAGAAGAACTACTAATATTAACTTTGCCGAATATTTCGGTTCCTATATCAATTTTTATCAGTTTAAAACAACAGAAAAATATCGGTCAGCTAATGGTACAAATTACATATCCTGAGCCATCTACAATTATTTTTTCTTCTAATTTTAGAGAAATAAAGTATCTTTGCAAAAGTTTTAGATTTTTAACTTCGGGTAAATGCTTTTATCGTAAAGATAACCTGAGCATTACTTGTTACTTTTATTGGTAAGAATTATTGCGATAAGTAAGTGGGTGGGAAAATTTACAAGGATGTAAAGTCTCTGGGTCAGTGGTTACTCATCCTTGACAGGTTAAGGTTATAAATAATTTTTCAAGAAGTAATAGTTCTGAAGTTTTTGTTAAATATGGGTAGATAAAATAGTATAATAAGTAATATAATCTTAATCCAAAAGCTTATTTATTGATTTCAAAATAAATGATAAAAATATTTTGAATTGCCAGTCAGATATTTTGGTTGATTCGTAATCGATATACTCAGCCACTTATCACAGTTTATGGATTAGTTAGATTATGACTTAATCAGGGTGTTGTTAATTATGAAACAAGATTTAAAAAATAAAGAATTACTAAAAATTTTAGTAATTGATGACCACGAATCAGTTTTAACTGGAACTGTTAATGTGTTGCAAAAGCATTACCCTGACGCTGAATTCATCATTGCGGTAAATGCTAAGAACGCTCTTCATAAAATTACTACCTCACAGCCAGATATGGTTGTAATGGATCTTTCTATTCCAGATAACTCTGGAATGACAGCCCGACCTGATATAGGAGTTCAACTTCTAAGAACTCTCACGAAAAACTATCCCAACTTAAATATTGTTGTCCAAAGTGCTAATGTGAGAACCCTGGTAAGAATTAGACTTGATATTGATAGTCATAAAGGAGGCTTTACAGTCGCGGATAAAAGCCTATCGACTCAGGAAATGTTGACTAGGATTGATTGGGCATTACAGGGTTTAACTCATACAAAAGATATTAAAGGAATACATTCTGTATTAGAAGTTAAACCAGAGTGGCTCAGGGTGCTGACTTTAGCATTTGAGGAAGGATTGCAAGATAAAACAATTGCTGAACGTATCTGTATATCTGAACGGATGGTGCGTCATTACTGGAGTAAGCTACAAGACGCTTTAAATGTTTATCCTGAAGAGGGAAAAAATATCAGAATTCAAACTGAAATGCGAGCTAGAGAAGAAGGATTAATTGATTAATTATTAATAATTAATCAATTAATCAATTTTTTTAAAATTTATGTTTAATATGAGTAATAGTTAAAAGTCTAAAAACAGCTTGATTCTTTAACTATTGGCCAAGATAACTCACAAAGAGTACCTCTAAGAGAAAGGGGTACTCGGCGAAATTTTCCTTTTAATTTTCGAGCTAAATTTCTAAACTGTTGTGTTCCCCAACCTTCTCTAGATGAATTCACCCCTAAGCCGTCATCAATAATGCTTAGAGTGTACCAGCCTTCAGATGAAGAGCAAGTAACTTCCAGACGGGTGACTCCTGTAGCATGTTTGCCCACATTGCATAAAGCTTCTTCCAAAAATAGGCAGAGACCCTGCTTTTGTTCAATATTCAAGGCTCGTTCATTTACAGGTTCAAAAGCTCTGATTTTAACTTTGATAGTTTTAAAACAGGGAAACTCTCGCTCCAAGGTAGAGTTATAAACTTGATAGAGAATTTCATGAAGAGGGTTTCGCAAATTTATCACGAGATTTTTGCCTAAATAAAGACTAGTTTCTTGGTCGATAGGTTCTCGTTGCAAAAATTCATAAATCCCCCGTAACTCGTGGTTCAAATTTTCAAGCTGTTTTTCTAGTTCTAGTAGTAAGTCATTCATTGGTAAATCCTTGTCTCGAACTAGTTTCAAAACTTTAGCTAGGCTTTGCAGAGGGCCATTATGAATTTTTGCAAATATGCGTTCAATAAGAGCTTCTCTGGCTCTAATTTCAGAACGCAAAGCTTGATCGTGTTGATATAAAGTTGTGATTTTCATACCATTTAAAGCTAAAAAAACGAGTGTCGGGATCAGCGGAACCCACCAACCCCAAGTCAGGAGTAAATAAGAAAAGACCAGCAGGATACAGCTAGCGACACCAACTAACTAATAGACTAATCAGAGGTGATTTAGTGAGCCTAGCAATGGCAATTCCAACCAAACCCCAAGCCAAAATCCATATATATTCCCATCCATTTTGCCAAGTATTAATGTACCTACACGCCAAACAGTAATTTCCTCTTTAATTGTTCTCCAAAGTTCAGGCTTCATAAACGTCCGCCTTCATCTGGGGAATGCAGCGGTAGCAGCTAGAATAGCGTTTAGTAATTTAGATTTCAAACTAATCATTATCATTTGAGAGTCCTAAGAATAACCTTGAAGACACAAATTGATTGCTTTACTTGTACTATCAGTAATTTATTTAAAATACTGTCAGTGAAAGCGGCACTTGCGTGATATATTTATTATTTCTATCAAATCACAAAGTTCCTGAGTATGTCAGATTTACTTAGTGGTCTTCATCACATCTTCAATTGCTGAGTAGTCTTCATAAAATTTTAATTTTTTATATAGCTGGTCTTCGTATACCTATCATTCCATTGGGTTGAAATTGTAGACAATAGCTTTGAATTTAATCAGTTAAGTTCAGTACACTGAACAAAGTTAGTGCTTTTTATTTTTGAAGATTACTCAACTATTCTTTTGATAAATATATAAGAATCCTATTTGATTTTTGCAAACAAATCGGCAAAAGCGGCTACTAATCAAAGTCTGTTGGTAAATCTGGTTGGCGGTAATGTTGAAAAAGTCGCGTGATTTGCGCTGGTGTCACACGTCCAAGAGAAAGTTCTGGTAACGCATCTTCAGGGAAAAAACCTACTTCTTCAGTTTCAATACTTGATGATGGAGAACCACCAATAAGTTCACACTTAAAAAATAGCTTATAGACATAAAATGGGAATGGTGGATGTCCCTGTTTGTCTCTGTCATAGACTGCTAGTAGCTTGATAGCGCGTGATTGATATCCAGATTCTTCATATACTTCTTTCACAACTACCTCACTGGGAGACTCGCCGACATCAGCCCATCCACCAGGTAAAGTCCAACAGCCGTCGGCTCTTTCCTTAACTAACAATATAGTATCATCACGAAAAATTGCTGCCCGCACATCAACTTTGGGAGTTGCATATCCGACTTCACGGCTAAATAAATCGAGGACATAGCTGTGTTCTACATTTGAGTAAGTCGCCATAATTTCTGTGGCGATCGCTCGTAATTGTTTGTAGCGTTCGATATCAAAAGGCCCTTCAGAATAGGTTAAACCATTTTGAGCGATCGCTTGTAACTTTTGTGCCCATTCCAGCCATTTGGTTTCCACAGTTTTTTCCCCTATTTAATGTAGAGACGTTACATCTAACATCTCTACATAATTCTAAAGATGGCTATTAAGCATCATCTAAAGCCGCAATTCCAGGCAATACCTTGCCTTCAAGTAACTCCAAGCTAGCGCCGCCGCCAGTGGAGATATGGCTCATTTGGTCAGCTAAACCAACCTTTTCCACAGCCGCTACTGAGTCACCGCCGCCAATTATGGTGGTTGTGCCAGTTTTGCTAATTTCGGCGAGGGTATGAGCGATCGCTTCCGTACCTGCGGCAAACTTATCAAACTCAAACACACCCATTGGCCCGTTCCAAATTACCGTTTTGGTATCTGCAAGAGCTTCTTGGAAAAATTTCACCGAGTCTGGCCCAATATCCAAACCCATCCAACCATCGGGGATACTCTCAATGCTAACAGTTTGAGAATTGGCATCAGGGGCAAAGTTATCTGCCAATACCACATCTGTGGGAAGCAATAAAGCAACGCCCCGTTCTTTAGCCTTCGCTTCCAAAGATTTCGCTAGTTCTAGCTTGTCTTCTTCCACCAACGACTTACCGACATTCAAACCACGGGCTTTGTAGAACGTGAAAATCATCCCACCGCCGATAATCAGCTTGTCGCACTTCTCCAGCAACGTTTCAATCACGCCAATTTTACTGGAAACCTTGGAACCGCCAATAATTGCCGCCAAAGGACGTTGGGGATTTTCAATCGCGTTTTGCAGATATTCCAATTCTTTCTCAACCAAATATCCAGCCACAGAAGGACTGAGGAATTTAGTCACACCTTCAGTAGAAGCATGGGCGCGGTGTGCAGTACCAAAAGCATCATTTACATAAAAATCAGCATTAGCTGCCAATTTTTTCGCAAATTCTGGGTCATTTTTCTCTTCTTCTGGGTAAAAACGGACATTTTCCAGTAACAGCACTTGGCCATTTTGCAAGGCGCCAACTTTAGC from Nostoc sp. UHCC 0926 includes these protein-coding regions:
- a CDS encoding peptidase domain-containing ABC transporter codes for the protein MKYQFVKQHSEEDCGAACLAAISKYYGRTFTLSRIREAVGTGQFGTTLLGLKRGAEILGFNARPVKTSPEFLNRIKEAPLPAIIHWKGNHWVVLYGNKGQKCLVADPAVGIRYLSKKEIAEGCTDWLMLLLEPDVKFFAQEDEKLGGFWRFFRRVWIYRAILAQALPLNLMLGLLSLASPFLMQILTDDVLVRGDTKLLTTVAIAVIVMNFISRSLSFVQSNLIAHFAQRLQLGLVLEFGRQILRLPLSYYEARRSGEIVSRLQDIDQINQLVAQVVVGLPSQFFIALISFGFMVFYSWKLTVVAVFIAIVMSLSTVVFQPTLQQKTRELLVQEAETQGVLVETFKGALTLKTTTSGLQFWEELQSRFGRLANITYRTIHIGIINNTFSGLVSGVGGVILLWFGGNLVINPTENLSIGQLFAFNSMNGNFLGLFATLISFVEEFTRAKTATQRLTEVIDATSENEGDEIKPYANIAGDTDIICKNINFHYAGRLDLVDDFSLIIPGGKNVALIGKSGCGKSTLAKLIAGLYPLQSGNIRIGLYNLQDLSLECLRQQVVLVPQEPHFWSRSIVENFRLGAPQVTFEQIVRACQVAEADEFISKLPNTYQTVLGEFGANISGGQRQRLAIARAIVTDPPILILDESTGGLDPVSEAQVLDKLFKHRQGKTTILITHRPKVVNRADWIVLLDQGKLKTQGSLNELRSQSGEHLEFLNS
- a CDS encoding HlyD family efflux transporter periplasmic adaptor subunit, encoding MLYTDSKKLLPSVQSEEFLPPVSRWTSLAGIFLVGSLSAGISLSSWVKYNVTVKAAAVVRPTGEIRLVQPKIEGTVKDIFVKENQLIKQGDTIARLDDEQLQIKQSQLKDNIQQIRLQILQIDAQIKILDTQIVAEAKVAERTVASAQADLARNQREYQERQITTSSELLAAQASLQKSQAELQKAEADLSFAEVDRDRYEQLAQVGAIGKREFEQKKLVVVQTQAILESEKKAVDIAKAKVQVALGAVNPTTATVAIAQDRIAQEFAKGEVSIAILKKEKQALIQRRVEMQNQLGQSHKELLQVISQLQDTILRASSNGIILKLNLRNPGQVLRASEAIAEIAPNNAPLVIKAVIPTQEIKNVAVGQKVQLRIDACPYPDYGTLKGVVTAVSPDTITSKSNNAENPISGSPTPGNSYFEATIQPEVMIFGNGDRQCHIQSGMEAKADIISKEETALQFMLRKARLITDL
- a CDS encoding response regulator — translated: MKQDLKNKELLKILVIDDHESVLTGTVNVLQKHYPDAEFIIAVNAKNALHKITTSQPDMVVMDLSIPDNSGMTARPDIGVQLLRTLTKNYPNLNIVVQSANVRTLVRIRLDIDSHKGGFTVADKSLSTQEMLTRIDWALQGLTHTKDIKGIHSVLEVKPEWLRVLTLAFEEGLQDKTIAERICISERMVRHYWSKLQDALNVYPEEGKNIRIQTEMRAREEGLID
- a CDS encoding NUDIX hydrolase; its protein translation is METKWLEWAQKLQAIAQNGLTYSEGPFDIERYKQLRAIATEIMATYSNVEHSYVLDLFSREVGYATPKVDVRAAIFRDDTILLVKERADGCWTLPGGWADVGESPSEVVVKEVYEESGYQSRAIKLLAVYDRDKQGHPPFPFYVYKLFFKCELIGGSPSSSIETEEVGFFPEDALPELSLGRVTPAQITRLFQHYRQPDLPTDFD
- a CDS encoding phosphoglycerate kinase; its protein translation is MSKKSLASLSSADISGKRALVRVDFNVPVDDQGNITDDTRIRAALPTIQDLTQKGAKVILASHFGRPKGVDDKLRLTPVAKRLSELLGQEVIKTDDSIGDEVAAKVGALQNGQVLLLENVRFYPEEEKNDPEFAKKLAANADFYVNDAFGTAHRAHASTEGVTKFLSPSVAGYLVEKELEYLQNAIENPQRPLAAIIGGSKVSSKIGVIETLLEKCDKLIIGGGMIFTFYKARGLNVGKSLVEEDKLELAKSLEAKAKERGVALLLPTDVVLADNFAPDANSQTVSIESIPDGWMGLDIGPDSVKFFQEALADTKTVIWNGPMGVFEFDKFAAGTEAIAHTLAEISKTGTTTIIGGGDSVAAVEKVGLADQMSHISTGGGASLELLEGKVLPGIAALDDA